In Chitinophaga nivalis, a single genomic region encodes these proteins:
- a CDS encoding DinB family protein: MLYTTTQTTATDLSELVKDFAAYNLWANRTMINWLTTKPEALLEQEMTSSFPTIKATLRHIWSCQDWWLEVMKKNNPALTYGEVYTGTVQEALEGLLQQSEELVDYLSCLSAEELQEACEVTIPFTGDFNVPRFEMVQHLVTHTTYHRGQIVTMGRMAGITDAPMTDYMYYVLLAR; the protein is encoded by the coding sequence TCTGAACTGGTAAAAGATTTTGCTGCCTACAATTTATGGGCTAACCGTACCATGATCAACTGGCTGACTACCAAGCCCGAAGCATTGCTGGAACAGGAAATGACCTCCAGCTTCCCTACCATCAAAGCTACCCTGCGTCATATCTGGAGCTGCCAGGACTGGTGGCTGGAAGTGATGAAAAAAAATAACCCGGCGCTTACCTACGGAGAAGTATATACGGGCACTGTGCAGGAGGCATTGGAAGGTTTATTGCAACAATCCGAAGAATTGGTTGATTATCTGTCTTGCCTGTCTGCCGAAGAATTACAGGAAGCCTGTGAAGTAACCATCCCTTTTACCGGCGATTTCAACGTACCCCGTTTTGAAATGGTACAACACTTAGTCACCCACACCACCTATCATCGCGGACAAATTGTAACCATGGGACGCATGGCAGGTATTACCGATGCGCCCATGACTGATTACATGTATTACGTATTGCTGGCCCGTTAA
- a CDS encoding 3-oxoacyl-ACP reductase family protein has product MKRLENKIALVTGGSRGMGAAIVKRLAQEGATVAFTYVRGADKAAAVVAKLEKDGHRTLAILADAADPAAVISAVDKTIAAFGRIDILVNNAGIAFMKPFEEYTLEDYDLTMDVNVKAVFVASQAVARQLGNGGRIITIGSCMADRVVGPYGTLYSMSKSALTAFNKGLARDLGPRGITVNLVQPGPVDTDMNPADGPHADDQRRHVSLGHYGHVNDIAAAVAFLASPEAGYIHGTALTVDGGLNS; this is encoded by the coding sequence ATGAAACGTCTGGAAAATAAAATAGCCCTGGTAACAGGAGGTAGTCGCGGAATGGGAGCGGCCATTGTAAAACGTTTAGCACAGGAAGGTGCCACAGTTGCTTTTACCTATGTAAGAGGCGCCGACAAAGCAGCTGCCGTAGTAGCTAAGCTGGAAAAAGACGGCCACCGTACATTGGCCATCCTGGCAGATGCAGCGGATCCTGCTGCCGTGATCAGTGCAGTAGATAAAACAATTGCTGCTTTCGGGCGTATAGACATACTCGTTAATAATGCCGGTATTGCCTTCATGAAACCATTTGAAGAATATACCCTGGAAGATTACGACCTGACAATGGATGTCAATGTAAAAGCAGTATTTGTTGCCTCTCAGGCCGTTGCCCGGCAGTTGGGCAACGGAGGTCGTATCATTACCATTGGCAGCTGTATGGCCGATAGGGTAGTGGGTCCATACGGTACTTTATATTCCATGAGTAAATCTGCGCTGACCGCCTTCAACAAAGGGCTGGCCCGCGATCTGGGCCCACGTGGTATTACTGTTAACCTGGTACAACCTGGTCCGGTAGATACCGACATGAACCCGGCAGATGGTCCGCATGCGGATGATCAACGCCGCCATGTATCGCTGGGACACTATGGTCATGTCAATGATATTGCTGCGGCGGTAGCCTTCCTGGCCTCTCCGGAAGCAGGCTATATCCATGGTACAGCCCTGACGGTAGACGGAGGTCTCAACAGTTAA
- a CDS encoding DinB family protein — protein MKKSAIYPAPQFYDTYISKVPDITLAAALTQSLQDLENLDMAQLEPRGDYAYAPGKWSIKNVLQHITDTERIFNFRSLLYARNDKAIPPGMDQDLYADNSFVDHRSVAEVLGELIAVRHATIAMYKGFPDEVLLRTGISWKYEMSVLAMGFTTVGHQLHHLQILRERYL, from the coding sequence ATGAAAAAATCAGCGATCTATCCTGCACCGCAGTTTTACGACACCTATATCAGCAAAGTACCGGACATCACGCTGGCTGCAGCACTTACCCAATCGCTGCAGGACCTGGAAAACCTGGATATGGCACAACTGGAGCCACGGGGCGATTATGCCTATGCACCAGGTAAATGGAGTATTAAAAACGTATTGCAGCACATCACTGATACAGAGCGGATATTCAACTTTCGTTCGTTGCTGTATGCCCGTAATGATAAAGCTATTCCACCCGGTATGGATCAGGACCTGTATGCCGATAATTCTTTTGTGGATCACCGTAGCGTGGCGGAAGTGCTGGGAGAACTGATCGCTGTGCGACATGCTACCATTGCGATGTATAAAGGGTTTCCGGACGAAGTGCTGCTACGCACCGGCATCTCCTGGAAATACGAAATGTCGGTACTGGCCATGGGATTTACAACGGTCGGACACCAGCTACATCACCTGCAGATTCTCCGCGAAAGATACCTGTAG
- a CDS encoding glycoside hydrolase family 95 protein, with protein MKYCLLFLLLAGPWAYAQPAPQHNLHFSTLAAVWDEGIPLGNGTLGALIWQKGDHLRFSLDRSNLWDLRPMKGLNRPEFRYDWVAQQVQQNNYALVQQYFDAPYEAQPAPCKIPGGALEFDTRLWGAATDVQLNIATAECRVQWKNGVTLRTFVHATQPTGWFRFENIAPDFVPQLRAPQYTGNKDQAAGGSIAGDDLARLGYTQGTINVHGQTILYRQPGWNGFTYEIAVTWKRPGPGILEGTWSISAHYPRQPATPAANVVRSASATTYANAYTQHTHWWQQYWSKSALQLPDSTIEKQWYLEQYKFGSVARSHTPVITLQAVWTADNGRLPPWKGDVHNDLNTQLSYWPAYTANHLEEAASFTNWLGKTKAAGEKYTRQYFTAAGLNVPGVQTLDGQAMGGWIQYACSPTISAWLSQHFYWQWSYSMDTAFLRRQAYPWAKATAQFLESVTRPQANGKRQLPISSSPEFNDNDISAWSYQNTNYDLSLMKYAFRTAQEMATALSLPQEAAHWQTLEAALPPLALGTDQSLQIKENTPYTTSHRHFSHLMSIYPLGLLHWENGAADQAIIRRSLQVLDSIGPQGWCGYSYSWLANLKARARDGEGAARALQTFAKAFCLPNSFHANGDQTKSGYSGFTYRPFTLEGNFAFAAGVQEMLLQSYAGYIHVFPAVPDSWKEMNFRDLRTQGAFLVSAGRTGGQTDNITIRATQGGKARLLLPFHTWIISGEKGVISRKVKDGFMEISFRKGGHLTLHNGYE; from the coding sequence ATGAAATACTGTCTGCTTTTTTTACTGCTGGCAGGTCCGTGGGCGTATGCCCAACCGGCGCCGCAGCATAACCTGCACTTTTCCACCCTTGCTGCCGTATGGGATGAAGGTATTCCTTTGGGCAACGGTACCCTGGGCGCCCTTATCTGGCAAAAGGGCGATCACCTGCGTTTCTCGCTGGACCGTTCCAACCTCTGGGACCTGCGCCCCATGAAGGGATTGAACCGGCCCGAATTCCGTTATGACTGGGTAGCCCAACAGGTACAGCAAAACAACTACGCACTTGTACAACAATATTTTGATGCGCCTTATGAAGCACAACCAGCGCCGTGTAAAATTCCTGGTGGCGCATTGGAATTCGATACCCGGCTATGGGGAGCTGCCACCGACGTACAACTGAACATAGCAACAGCTGAATGTCGGGTACAGTGGAAAAATGGCGTTACGCTACGCACCTTCGTGCATGCCACCCAACCCACAGGCTGGTTCCGTTTTGAAAATATTGCCCCGGATTTTGTACCCCAGCTACGGGCGCCGCAATATACCGGCAATAAAGATCAGGCGGCCGGTGGCTCCATCGCCGGCGACGACCTGGCCCGACTAGGTTACACCCAAGGCACCATTAACGTACACGGACAAACGATCCTGTACCGGCAACCCGGGTGGAACGGCTTTACCTATGAAATAGCCGTTACCTGGAAAAGGCCCGGCCCCGGTATCCTGGAAGGCACCTGGAGTATTTCGGCCCATTATCCCCGGCAACCGGCTACACCTGCCGCCAACGTTGTTCGCAGCGCCAGCGCTACCACTTACGCCAACGCGTATACGCAGCATACCCACTGGTGGCAGCAATACTGGTCCAAATCAGCATTACAGCTGCCAGACAGCACCATCGAAAAACAGTGGTACCTGGAACAATACAAATTCGGCAGCGTAGCCCGCAGCCACACACCTGTGATCACCCTGCAGGCAGTATGGACCGCAGACAATGGCCGCCTGCCGCCCTGGAAAGGAGATGTACACAATGATCTTAACACCCAGTTGAGCTACTGGCCCGCCTATACCGCCAATCACCTCGAAGAAGCCGCTTCTTTTACCAACTGGCTGGGTAAAACCAAAGCGGCCGGTGAAAAATATACGCGACAATATTTTACCGCTGCCGGCCTGAACGTACCCGGTGTACAAACGCTCGACGGACAAGCAATGGGAGGCTGGATACAGTATGCCTGTTCTCCCACCATATCCGCCTGGTTATCGCAGCATTTTTACTGGCAGTGGAGCTACAGCATGGATACCGCTTTTCTGCGCCGCCAGGCCTATCCCTGGGCTAAAGCAACCGCACAATTTCTGGAATCGGTAACCCGCCCGCAGGCCAATGGTAAACGGCAGCTACCCATTAGTTCCAGTCCTGAATTTAATGATAATGATATCAGTGCCTGGTCCTATCAGAATACCAATTACGACCTGTCGCTGATGAAATATGCCTTCCGCACGGCGCAGGAAATGGCCACGGCCTTATCGTTGCCACAGGAAGCGGCTCACTGGCAAACACTGGAAGCGGCGCTGCCTCCGCTGGCGCTGGGAACAGATCAGTCTTTACAGATAAAAGAAAATACACCCTATACCACTTCCCACCGGCATTTCTCTCACCTGATGTCCATCTATCCGCTGGGATTGCTCCACTGGGAAAACGGCGCTGCCGATCAGGCCATCATTCGCCGGTCGCTGCAGGTACTGGATAGTATTGGCCCACAGGGCTGGTGCGGTTATTCGTATTCCTGGCTGGCCAACCTGAAAGCCCGTGCCCGGGATGGGGAAGGCGCTGCCCGCGCTTTACAGACCTTTGCCAAAGCATTCTGTTTGCCCAACAGCTTCCACGCCAATGGTGATCAAACCAAATCCGGCTACTCCGGTTTCACCTACCGGCCTTTTACGCTGGAAGGTAACTTCGCCTTTGCCGCGGGCGTACAAGAAATGTTGCTGCAAAGCTATGCCGGGTATATCCACGTCTTTCCGGCTGTACCAGACAGCTGGAAAGAGATGAACTTCCGGGATCTGCGTACACAAGGCGCTTTTCTCGTCAGTGCCGGCAGAACAGGCGGGCAGACAGACAACATTACCATCCGGGCCACGCAAGGTGGGAAAGCCAGGTTGCTGCTGCCATTTCATACCTGGATCATCTCCGGGGAAAAAGGTGTCATCAGCCGGAAGGTGAAAGATGGTTTTATGGAAATCAGTTTCAGGAAAGGAGGGCACCTTACGCTGCATAACGGCTATGAGTAA
- a CDS encoding alpha-L-rhamnosidase N-terminal domain-containing protein, which produces MKNLQQYARASFLTLFIAISFLHLMAQATTGVAAVKPQQWNAQWITAPGAIAGEAGRYLFRKQIDLSGYSGPFIIHLTADTRYRLLVNGRLAGIGPARGDLANWYYETIDIGPYLKYGNNVIAVTVLNYGACKPHGLFSMATGLLLQGSTPREAALVNTGTTSWQVLTDPSFDIHPLKNTTGRFYGAYAGDSIQAQYYPWGWELADYKDSSWEQAVPTGRVHLQGTSAPSWRLLTPAALGALQQEATRFKTIVKQTGVTADSGFLKGVQPLTLPAKRKSTLLLDYGHFTTGFPEILLSGGADATVKINYLQEPAGPAMVQDIMVPDGGKRRRFSPSGYRSFRYVQLEVETGKTPLIIEDYCHVYTQYAFTDKSVFQGDAVTENAWRHGSLLAAAGAQDNLYNNLWEEQLQYGQEARIHGQAILCFSGDDRLWRNALLQADQSRIPEGLVRLRYPADDRMVHIADALTWIGTIQDYLLYRDDKALAKQLLPGIRQILDWMNRYQDAATGLPGNMPYRDSMAIAPLTMQYLYALRQGAAVAGYCGRPEDSLSWQRTADKLREVIYQQCYDTDKGLYAESPDKKTFSPYTSALAILAQAVPPRQVKGVLQRLLHDNQVASLSLKEQYYLLKAIQETGITGEATQLQAALLGRNTAGNEAVSCVANLFLLGITAGIQPASYGFKSVLIAPDPGKLPRLKAVMAHPDGGTIEADLTFTDNRVTGTVKLPYGITGRFRWRGKDILLNGGTQQIR; this is translated from the coding sequence ATGAAAAATCTACAACAGTATGCACGGGCGTCTTTCCTGACGCTGTTCATCGCTATCTCCTTTTTACACCTGATGGCACAGGCTACAACAGGCGTAGCCGCAGTAAAGCCACAGCAATGGAACGCACAATGGATTACTGCGCCGGGTGCTATCGCAGGCGAAGCAGGTCGTTACCTCTTCCGTAAACAAATAGACCTGAGTGGTTACTCCGGTCCGTTTATTATCCACCTCACTGCGGATACCCGTTACCGTTTGCTGGTCAACGGCCGCCTGGCAGGCATCGGGCCGGCCCGCGGTGACCTGGCCAATTGGTACTACGAAACAATTGATATTGGTCCCTACCTGAAATATGGCAACAACGTGATCGCTGTAACTGTACTGAATTACGGCGCCTGCAAGCCACATGGTTTGTTTTCCATGGCTACCGGCCTGCTGTTACAGGGAAGTACGCCACGGGAAGCTGCTCTGGTGAATACGGGTACAACTTCCTGGCAGGTGCTGACAGATCCGTCGTTCGACATCCACCCGCTGAAAAATACCACCGGCCGTTTTTATGGCGCCTATGCCGGCGATAGCATACAGGCGCAATATTATCCCTGGGGCTGGGAGCTGGCAGATTATAAAGACAGCAGCTGGGAGCAGGCCGTGCCTACCGGCCGTGTCCACCTGCAAGGTACCAGCGCGCCTTCCTGGCGCCTGCTCACGCCTGCAGCATTGGGCGCATTACAGCAGGAAGCTACCCGTTTCAAAACAATTGTTAAACAAACCGGCGTCACTGCGGATTCTGGTTTCCTGAAAGGAGTACAGCCACTCACCCTACCGGCTAAACGAAAAAGTACCTTGCTGCTGGACTATGGTCATTTTACTACCGGATTCCCGGAAATACTGTTAAGTGGAGGCGCAGATGCTACCGTGAAAATAAATTACCTGCAGGAGCCGGCGGGGCCGGCAATGGTACAGGATATCATGGTGCCGGATGGGGGCAAACGACGTAGGTTTTCTCCATCGGGCTACCGCAGCTTCCGGTATGTACAGCTGGAAGTGGAAACCGGTAAAACACCACTGATCATCGAAGATTACTGTCACGTATATACGCAATATGCTTTCACCGATAAGTCGGTATTTCAGGGTGATGCAGTCACGGAAAACGCGTGGCGGCATGGAAGCCTGCTGGCGGCTGCCGGTGCACAGGACAACCTGTATAACAACCTGTGGGAAGAACAACTGCAATACGGGCAGGAAGCCCGGATACATGGGCAGGCCATCTTATGTTTCTCCGGTGATGACCGCTTGTGGCGCAATGCCTTGTTACAGGCAGACCAGTCACGTATTCCGGAAGGACTGGTACGGCTGCGGTATCCGGCAGACGACAGGATGGTGCATATCGCTGATGCCCTGACCTGGATCGGTACCATACAAGACTATCTCCTCTACCGCGATGATAAGGCGCTGGCTAAACAACTGCTGCCAGGTATCCGCCAGATACTGGATTGGATGAACCGCTACCAGGACGCGGCTACCGGCCTGCCGGGGAATATGCCTTACCGCGATTCCATGGCCATAGCACCTCTCACCATGCAGTACCTCTATGCCCTGCGGCAGGGAGCTGCGGTGGCCGGCTACTGTGGCAGGCCGGAAGATTCCCTTTCCTGGCAGCGTACGGCAGATAAACTCCGGGAAGTGATCTATCAGCAATGTTATGATACCGACAAGGGCTTATATGCGGAATCACCGGATAAGAAAACGTTTTCTCCCTATACCAGCGCCCTGGCGATATTGGCACAGGCGGTACCGCCCCGGCAGGTAAAAGGAGTATTACAGCGGTTGTTGCACGATAACCAGGTGGCATCACTGTCGTTAAAGGAACAATATTATCTGTTGAAAGCGATCCAGGAAACAGGCATCACGGGAGAAGCAACACAACTACAGGCGGCGCTGCTGGGGCGCAATACAGCCGGCAATGAAGCGGTGAGCTGCGTGGCGAACCTGTTCCTGCTGGGTATAACGGCGGGGATTCAACCGGCATCCTATGGTTTTAAATCGGTGCTGATAGCTCCCGATCCGGGTAAGTTGCCGCGCCTGAAAGCAGTGATGGCCCATCCCGACGGCGGCACAATAGAAGCAGACCTGACCTTTACAGATAATCGTGTAACCGGTACCGTTAAGCTGCCCTATGGCATAACTGGCCGCTTCCGGTGGAGGGGAAAAGACATCTTGTTAAACGGCGGGACACAGCAAATCAGGTAA
- a CDS encoding transmembrane 220 family protein: MKVFNIFWSIAFLLFAGLQYNDPDPYVWIPIYLYASVLCWLAARARFYRRWYVGGILVYLVYAVYLFFTKDGVADWVTQHDAENIAATMQASKPWIEDTREFFGLFICIAVLGINYVYAKKRS, translated from the coding sequence ATGAAAGTGTTCAATATTTTCTGGAGTATTGCCTTCCTCCTTTTTGCCGGCTTACAATATAATGACCCTGATCCCTATGTATGGATACCTATCTATTTATATGCGTCGGTGCTTTGCTGGCTCGCAGCACGTGCCCGCTTTTACCGCAGGTGGTATGTCGGCGGCATCCTCGTTTACCTGGTATATGCTGTTTACCTGTTTTTCACAAAAGACGGTGTAGCAGACTGGGTTACCCAACATGATGCGGAGAACATTGCCGCCACTATGCAAGCTTCCAAGCCCTGGATAGAAGATACCCGGGAGTTTTTCGGGTTATTTATCTGTATCGCCGTATTGGGGATTAACTATGTGTATGCTAAAAAACGATCGTAA
- a CDS encoding SusC/RagA family TonB-linked outer membrane protein, with translation MKKHVYQALAILYGMLLLLHSGNVYAQTNVTGKVSDKTSGNPLPGVTVYVKGTNRGTATSPTGTFSIQAKSGETLVFSFVGYDPQEAVISSGPVNISLSEKVGSLEEVVVTGYASQKKKDLTGAVSVVKVDNLTRQPTSQIANQLQGQVSGITILGSGQPGQEPQVKVRGINTFGNNTPLYIIDGVPISGLADVNPNDVQTMQVLKDAGAASIYGARAANGVIVITTKRGTGKVKVAYDGYYGTQRPQGGNVWNILKPQEQANLKWLAISNSPGAKYEDKQYGNGPTPVLPDYIAPAGLKEGDPRVNPNLYYVDPNYKNSADLTKFYRISKANKEGTDWFHEIFKPAPITSHNIAVSGGGDIGSYFFSFYYFNQQGTLTNTYNKRYAVRANSSFNITDHIRVGENMEYSLINNPQIGTLVEGSGIGMAFRQLSIIPVYDIKGNYAGSNGSDLGNARNPVAIQDRFGRTKAMASRLLGNVYAEADILKHFTLRTSFGGEIYSFNNHNFTLPEYENSENNSVNSYTESTGNGYDWTWTNTLTYHQKFNRKHDVKVMIGTEAYDNYFRTLTGTTTDYFTFDPDFTNLTTGAGTPTNGSSFGSDGLFSLFARVDYAFNDRYLFGALIRRDGSSRFGASNRYGNFPAVSAAWRISEESFMKDISWIADLKLRGGYGIMGNQINVTPSNQYIAYGFDRTSSFYNLTGGGTTNKGFMRTQLGNPNAKWESNVNANIGIDATLLKGHLEFTVDYYQKKVRDLLYNPELAGVYGAALQPYSNVAEMKNQGWDIAITGNINLTKDLKLDLNGTVTTYKNKIVAISESAPYFDLEPRRFGSPIIRNAIGQSISEFFGYKVIGFWDSPEEVTAANNAARAKYPGLKEYQLDAGAGRFKYADINGDGKVDADDRTFLGNPNPKFSYGLNIGLTYKNFDFSAFFYGVSGNKIWNQVKWWTDFYPSFAGAKSYRALYDSWTPTHKNATAPIQETASYASTSGSPSSYFVENGSYLRAKNMLIGYTLPKYMLKRIGVEKCRVYVQAANLFTITKYTGIDPEVAGSSQAFGLDEGAYPNERQYLIGVNVSF, from the coding sequence ATGAAAAAACATGTCTACCAGGCACTTGCCATCTTATATGGCATGCTGCTACTACTGCATTCAGGTAACGTATATGCACAAACGAATGTCACGGGAAAAGTGTCTGATAAAACATCGGGCAATCCCTTGCCAGGCGTTACGGTATACGTGAAGGGCACCAACCGCGGCACAGCTACCAGTCCTACTGGTACTTTCTCCATCCAGGCTAAATCCGGCGAAACACTGGTGTTTTCTTTTGTAGGATATGATCCACAGGAAGCTGTGATCAGTAGTGGACCGGTGAATATCTCCCTCAGTGAAAAAGTAGGATCCCTGGAAGAAGTAGTAGTAACCGGTTATGCCAGTCAGAAAAAGAAAGACCTGACCGGCGCTGTATCCGTAGTGAAAGTGGACAACCTGACCAGGCAACCTACCTCACAGATCGCCAACCAGTTGCAAGGGCAGGTATCCGGTATCACCATCCTGGGGAGCGGACAACCCGGCCAGGAGCCGCAGGTAAAAGTAAGAGGGATCAACACCTTTGGTAACAACACACCGCTCTATATTATAGATGGCGTACCCATCTCCGGTCTGGCGGATGTAAATCCCAACGATGTACAAACCATGCAGGTATTGAAAGATGCCGGCGCTGCTTCTATTTATGGCGCCCGTGCCGCCAACGGCGTAATTGTGATCACCACAAAAAGAGGTACCGGAAAAGTAAAGGTAGCCTACGATGGATATTATGGCACCCAACGGCCGCAAGGTGGTAACGTGTGGAATATTCTCAAGCCGCAGGAGCAGGCCAATCTGAAATGGCTGGCTATCTCCAACTCCCCCGGTGCGAAATATGAAGATAAACAATACGGTAACGGCCCTACGCCGGTATTGCCGGATTATATTGCCCCGGCAGGTTTGAAGGAAGGAGATCCCCGGGTAAATCCCAATCTGTATTATGTAGATCCCAACTATAAGAATTCCGCCGATCTGACAAAGTTCTATCGTATCTCCAAAGCCAATAAAGAAGGTACCGACTGGTTTCATGAAATCTTTAAACCAGCGCCTATTACCAGTCATAATATAGCCGTATCCGGTGGTGGTGATATTGGTAGTTACTTCTTCTCTTTCTATTATTTTAATCAGCAGGGTACACTTACCAATACCTATAATAAGCGGTATGCAGTGCGTGCCAACAGTAGCTTTAACATCACAGATCATATCCGGGTGGGGGAAAACATGGAATACTCCCTGATCAACAATCCGCAGATAGGTACGCTGGTGGAAGGAAGCGGTATTGGTATGGCTTTCCGTCAGCTGTCTATCATCCCGGTATATGATATTAAAGGTAACTATGCCGGTTCCAACGGCTCCGACCTGGGGAACGCCCGTAATCCGGTAGCCATACAGGATCGCTTCGGTCGTACGAAAGCCATGGCCAGCCGGTTATTGGGAAATGTATATGCAGAAGCAGACATCCTCAAACACTTTACCCTGAGAACCAGCTTCGGTGGCGAAATCTATTCTTTCAACAACCATAACTTCACACTGCCGGAATATGAGAACTCAGAAAATAATTCTGTGAACTCCTACACCGAATCAACCGGTAATGGTTACGACTGGACCTGGACGAACACCTTAACCTATCACCAGAAATTCAACCGTAAACATGATGTGAAAGTAATGATTGGTACAGAAGCCTATGATAATTACTTCCGCACACTTACCGGTACCACTACCGACTATTTTACATTCGATCCTGATTTTACCAACCTCACTACCGGTGCGGGCACGCCTACCAATGGCAGCTCTTTCGGCAGTGACGGGCTGTTCTCTTTATTCGCCCGGGTAGATTATGCCTTCAATGACCGCTACCTGTTCGGCGCCCTGATACGGCGGGATGGTTCCAGCCGTTTCGGTGCCTCCAACCGGTACGGTAATTTCCCTGCAGTAAGTGCGGCCTGGCGTATTTCGGAAGAATCATTTATGAAAGATATCTCCTGGATAGCAGACCTGAAACTGCGTGGTGGTTATGGTATCATGGGTAACCAGATAAACGTAACGCCCAGCAATCAGTACATTGCCTATGGCTTCGACAGAACCTCTTCTTTCTATAACCTCACCGGCGGTGGTACTACCAACAAAGGGTTTATGCGCACCCAGCTGGGAAATCCCAATGCAAAATGGGAGAGCAACGTAAATGCCAACATCGGTATCGATGCCACGCTGTTAAAAGGACACCTGGAGTTTACGGTGGATTATTACCAGAAAAAAGTAAGGGACCTGCTCTACAATCCTGAACTGGCGGGTGTGTACGGCGCTGCCCTGCAACCCTACTCTAATGTGGCAGAAATGAAAAACCAGGGCTGGGATATTGCCATTACTGGTAATATCAACCTGACCAAAGACCTGAAGCTGGATCTGAACGGTACGGTCACTACCTATAAAAACAAGATCGTGGCTATTTCCGAATCTGCCCCTTACTTCGATCTGGAGCCACGTCGTTTTGGTTCTCCTATTATTCGTAATGCCATCGGACAATCTATCAGTGAGTTTTTCGGATATAAAGTAATCGGCTTCTGGGATAGTCCGGAAGAAGTAACTGCGGCCAACAATGCGGCACGGGCAAAGTATCCGGGCCTCAAAGAATATCAGCTGGATGCGGGCGCCGGTCGTTTTAAATATGCAGATATCAATGGCGATGGTAAGGTAGATGCGGATGACCGTACTTTCCTGGGTAACCCCAATCCTAAATTTTCATATGGTCTTAACATTGGCTTGACGTATAAAAACTTTGATTTCAGTGCTTTCTTCTATGGTGTATCTGGCAACAAAATCTGGAACCAGGTGAAATGGTGGACCGACTTCTATCCTTCTTTTGCCGGTGCGAAAAGCTACAGGGCGCTGTATGATTCCTGGACGCCTACCCATAAAAATGCAACAGCGCCGATTCAGGAAACGGCTTCTTATGCCAGTACATCCGGATCTCCCAGCTCTTACTTTGTGGAGAACGGCTCTTACCTGCGGGCTAAGAATATGCTGATAGGATACACTTTACCGAAATACATGCTGAAACGTATTGGCGTGGAAAAATGCAGGGTGTATGTACAGGCGGCAAATCTGTTCACGATTACCAAATATACCGGTATTGATCCGGAAGTAGCAGGTAGTTCACAGGCCTTCGGCCTCGATGAAGGCGCTTATCCCAATGAACGCCAATACCTGATAGGAGTGAATGTGTCATTCTGA